Proteins from a single region of Alloscardovia omnicolens:
- a CDS encoding HAMP domain-containing sensor histidine kinase, whose product MNFDVTSVVSLIIFCVMAVIVVGWLFSLVWRWLSPMIANSKGFWHALRSLRWRVNYVRRRRLRRRINHFTDDDESSSDDDDDDDDELDSMTVRMLSLMEAATIVVDKDDEVERASSSTYRWGIVHNDDIVNEEILSAIREVREGSGTKKFNIVTHTAQDLVRDDGADAPEGVTDSAVVTRPHWLTVTVSSLSEHYIVVFISDNSEAKRFAQTRDDFIENVAQQLLNSTEDMLAIGKRWEQVDNDSVNEDGKIVSAQARHLHKLVSDLMLLMQAQEKVEASDENLGNLGDMVGEALEEIKPNRGIRLHTRMADNVMVHASAVQIRAAVRKLVENAVHYSKDNAVVSVVVDVAQDPSFAVIRVIDTGTGISKAEQSRIFERFYRGSHEPYDNTDDAVGLGLAIVKHVALTHHGTVTLWSAPGQGSTFNLFIPLAA is encoded by the coding sequence ATGAATTTTGATGTGACCTCTGTAGTATCACTCATTATTTTCTGCGTTATGGCAGTAATTGTTGTGGGATGGCTCTTCTCCTTGGTATGGCGTTGGCTGTCTCCTATGATTGCCAACAGCAAGGGTTTTTGGCATGCGCTGCGTTCTCTGAGATGGCGAGTGAACTACGTGCGCCGCCGTCGTTTACGTCGCAGAATAAATCATTTTACTGATGATGACGAGAGCAGCAGTGACGATGATGATGACGATGACGACGAATTAGATTCCATGACGGTGCGAATGCTATCTCTTATGGAAGCTGCCACAATTGTTGTGGATAAAGATGATGAAGTAGAACGTGCTTCTTCGTCGACGTATCGCTGGGGAATTGTACACAATGATGACATTGTGAATGAAGAGATTCTTTCGGCGATTCGTGAGGTGCGCGAAGGATCTGGCACGAAGAAATTCAATATTGTTACTCACACAGCTCAAGATTTGGTCAGAGATGATGGTGCAGACGCACCTGAGGGGGTTACGGATTCCGCTGTGGTTACGCGTCCACATTGGCTTACTGTTACTGTCAGCTCTCTTAGTGAGCACTATATTGTTGTGTTCATCAGCGATAACAGCGAAGCAAAACGTTTTGCTCAAACGCGTGATGATTTTATTGAAAACGTGGCGCAGCAGTTACTTAATTCCACTGAAGATATGCTTGCCATTGGCAAACGATGGGAACAAGTAGATAATGACTCGGTTAATGAGGATGGCAAGATTGTATCTGCTCAAGCGCGCCATCTACATAAGCTGGTGTCTGATTTAATGCTGTTGATGCAAGCTCAGGAAAAAGTCGAAGCATCAGATGAGAACCTCGGCAATCTCGGCGATATGGTGGGTGAGGCTTTAGAGGAGATTAAGCCTAATCGCGGTATACGCTTACATACACGTATGGCGGATAATGTGATGGTTCATGCGAGCGCGGTGCAAATCCGTGCTGCAGTGCGCAAACTGGTAGAAAATGCCGTGCATTATTCTAAAGATAACGCTGTTGTTAGTGTTGTTGTAGATGTTGCGCAAGATCCAAGTTTTGCTGTTATTCGCGTTATTGATACCGGAACGGGTATTAGTAAAGCCGAGCAGTCGCGCATTTTTGAACGTTTTTATCGCGGCTCCCATGAACCATATGACAATACTGATGATGCTGTGGGCTTAGGCTTAGCTATTGTGAAGCATGTGGCTCTTACTCATCATGGCACGGTGACGCTATGGAGCGCGCCTGGACAGGGAAGTACTTTTAATCTGTTTATACCGTTGGCTGCGTAA
- the galE gene encoding UDP-glucose 4-epimerase GalE codes for MTVLVTGGCGYIGAHVVHALHEAGEKVVVVDDLSYGKSSRIGNSRLYGMDVSAPGADARLTEILRDEQIDAVIHFAARKQVGESVEKPLWYYQQNINGLLNVLQAMKDADVKKLVFSSSAATYGVPPVDVVPEDVQPMVPINPYGQTKLFGEWMGRAAAHAYGIRFCALRYFNVAGCGPVELEDPAILNLVPMVLDRLQRGLAPAIFGDDYPTEDGTCVRDYIHVSDLADAHIAAMHYLDREERKYDAFNVGTGKGTSVREIVDEIKKVSGLPFVEAIKPRRAGDPPHLIGSPERINTEMDWHAQHDVKDIVQSAWDAWQANPEHHIDVENWTQKN; via the coding sequence ATGACTGTTCTCGTTACTGGTGGTTGTGGTTATATTGGCGCTCACGTCGTTCACGCTTTGCATGAAGCCGGCGAAAAAGTTGTCGTCGTTGATGACTTAAGCTATGGCAAATCGTCTCGCATTGGAAATTCTCGCCTTTACGGCATGGACGTATCTGCCCCTGGCGCAGATGCTCGCCTGACCGAAATTTTGCGCGACGAGCAGATTGATGCGGTTATTCACTTTGCGGCTCGTAAGCAGGTGGGCGAATCTGTTGAAAAGCCATTGTGGTATTACCAGCAAAATATCAATGGACTTCTCAATGTTTTGCAAGCCATGAAAGATGCTGACGTTAAGAAGCTTGTATTCTCCAGTTCAGCTGCAACCTACGGCGTTCCTCCTGTAGACGTAGTCCCCGAAGACGTGCAACCAATGGTTCCTATTAATCCGTACGGACAAACCAAGCTCTTTGGTGAGTGGATGGGACGTGCTGCAGCCCACGCTTACGGAATCCGTTTCTGTGCTTTGCGCTATTTCAACGTTGCTGGTTGCGGTCCAGTTGAATTGGAGGATCCAGCAATCCTCAATCTTGTGCCAATGGTTCTTGATCGTTTGCAGCGCGGACTCGCTCCAGCTATTTTTGGCGATGACTACCCTACCGAAGACGGCACCTGCGTACGCGATTACATTCACGTATCCGATCTCGCCGACGCCCACATTGCCGCTATGCATTATCTTGACCGCGAAGAACGCAAATATGATGCATTCAACGTAGGTACAGGAAAGGGCACATCAGTTCGCGAAATTGTAGACGAGATTAAGAAAGTATCTGGTCTGCCTTTCGTCGAAGCCATTAAGCCACGTCGCGCTGGAGATCCACCTCATTTGATTGGCTCACCTGAGCGCATTAACACTGAAATGGATTGGCATGCCCAGCATGACGTGAAGGATATTGTTCAGTCCGCTTGGGATGCATGGCAGGCAAACCCAGAACATCATATTGATGTAGAAAACTGGACACAGAAAAACTAG
- a CDS encoding family 43 glycosylhydrolase produces MNPYLPAGEYIPDAEPYIFGNRVYIYGSHDKFGAPIFCVGDYVCWSAPVNDLTDWRYEGVIYKKNQDPRNRLGVRLLFAPDVCQGLDERFYLYYAFDFMGIMGVAVADSPTGPFEFYGHVHYADGTLWGRKNGDSLPFDPAILVDDDARIYLYSGFYTPVPALATGGKKLRTDGGVVLELESDMVTIKQPEKLLFPKQGTGSFENHEFFEASSIRKYDGLYYFVYSSRHNHELCYAVSSKPTEGFTFAGTVVSIGDIFLHSNDENHANNYLGNTHGGLLRIYDDFYIFYHRHTNRSSYARQACLEKVNYTRDENGVYRFEQAEITSSGSDEFFTVPGRIEARVACNLWANGHSTGRYDGSGVKKRLSEHPYFTQDEADREAGEGVQQYIAHMSHGATAGFKYCCAEQLTFVRTVAVEIRQNRRSVQRARGHIIVCCDEKGQQVLADIAVEQCSSQWSVLCATANLDDFSRKEHGMRVPLYVRFEGDGSVDLRTLEFA; encoded by the coding sequence ATGAATCCATACCTCCCGGCTGGCGAATATATTCCCGATGCTGAGCCGTATATTTTCGGCAATCGTGTATATATTTATGGTTCGCACGATAAGTTCGGAGCGCCAATTTTCTGCGTCGGTGATTATGTGTGTTGGTCAGCTCCAGTCAATGATTTAACTGACTGGCGTTATGAAGGTGTGATTTATAAGAAAAATCAAGACCCTCGCAACCGTTTAGGAGTGCGATTGCTCTTTGCTCCTGATGTGTGTCAAGGATTAGATGAGCGTTTCTATCTGTATTATGCCTTTGATTTTATGGGAATTATGGGCGTAGCAGTAGCTGACAGCCCTACAGGGCCTTTTGAATTTTACGGTCATGTGCATTACGCAGATGGTACGTTGTGGGGACGTAAAAACGGCGACTCGCTTCCTTTCGATCCCGCAATTTTAGTTGATGATGATGCTCGCATATATCTCTATTCTGGTTTTTATACTCCTGTGCCAGCGTTGGCTACAGGCGGTAAAAAACTACGCACAGATGGCGGTGTTGTGCTTGAACTTGAATCAGATATGGTAACTATTAAGCAACCTGAAAAATTACTGTTTCCTAAGCAGGGTACAGGCTCCTTTGAAAACCATGAGTTCTTTGAAGCCAGCTCCATTCGCAAGTATGACGGTTTGTATTATTTCGTATATTCATCTCGGCATAATCACGAACTATGTTACGCCGTCAGTTCCAAGCCTACAGAAGGTTTTACCTTCGCGGGAACTGTGGTGAGTATTGGCGATATTTTCTTACACAGCAACGATGAAAATCATGCAAATAATTACTTAGGTAATACCCATGGTGGGTTGCTGCGCATTTATGATGATTTCTATATTTTTTATCATCGTCACACCAATCGCAGTTCATATGCGCGTCAAGCATGCCTAGAAAAAGTGAACTATACGCGTGACGAAAATGGTGTATATCGTTTTGAACAGGCGGAGATAACAAGTAGTGGCTCAGATGAGTTCTTTACTGTTCCAGGGCGTATAGAAGCGCGTGTAGCGTGCAATTTGTGGGCGAATGGTCATAGCACAGGACGCTACGATGGTTCAGGAGTAAAAAAGCGTCTGTCTGAGCATCCTTATTTTACGCAGGATGAAGCAGATCGCGAGGCGGGAGAAGGCGTCCAACAGTATATTGCCCACATGAGTCATGGTGCTACGGCAGGCTTTAAATATTGCTGTGCAGAGCAGTTGACGTTTGTGAGAACTGTAGCGGTGGAAATTCGCCAGAATCGGCGTAGTGTGCAACGCGCTCGCGGTCATATTATTGTTTGCTGTGATGAAAAAGGTCAGCAAGTTCTTGCTGATATTGCGGTGGAACAGTGCTCTTCACAGTGGAGTGTTCTATGTGCTACGGCGAACTTAGATGATTTCAGTCGAAAAGAGCATGGCATGCGTGTTCCACTTTATGTTCGATTTGAGGGAGATGGATCGGTAGATCTGAGAACTCTTGAATTCGCATAA
- a CDS encoding thymidylate synthase, protein MALSQQELDAIRARIPERPHTDIPMPYEDTLRDILLNGDLKSDRTGTGTVSVFGRQMRFDLRKSFPLLTTKRVFFKGIAYELLWFLKGSSNINWLLEHNVHIWDEWADENGDLGPVYGVQWRSWPAPTADDPEHTIDQIANVLHLLKTNPDSRRMIVTAWNPAEVEDMALPPCHSLFQFYVSEGRLSCQLYQRSADMFLGVPFNIASYALLTLMMAQQAGLEPGEFVWTGGDCHIYDNHMEQVLEQLSREPYPYPQLSLKKADSLEDYDYTDFVIENYQYHPTIKAPVAV, encoded by the coding sequence ATGGCACTTTCACAGCAAGAACTTGATGCAATCCGCGCTCGTATTCCTGAGCGTCCTCACACTGATATTCCTATGCCGTATGAAGATACGTTACGTGACATTCTTCTCAACGGTGATTTGAAGTCTGACCGCACGGGCACGGGCACGGTATCTGTTTTTGGTCGTCAAATGCGTTTTGATTTGCGCAAGTCTTTTCCGCTGCTAACTACCAAGCGCGTATTTTTTAAGGGTATTGCGTATGAATTGCTGTGGTTTTTGAAGGGTTCTAGCAATATTAACTGGCTGCTAGAGCATAATGTGCATATTTGGGATGAGTGGGCAGATGAAAACGGTGATTTAGGGCCGGTATATGGCGTGCAATGGCGTAGCTGGCCTGCTCCTACAGCAGATGATCCAGAGCATACAATCGACCAGATTGCTAACGTTCTTCACCTTTTGAAAACGAACCCAGATTCTCGTCGTATGATTGTAACCGCGTGGAATCCTGCGGAAGTAGAAGATATGGCTTTGCCGCCATGCCATTCACTGTTCCAATTCTACGTATCTGAGGGCAGACTATCATGCCAGCTTTATCAACGCTCGGCGGATATGTTCTTAGGCGTTCCTTTTAATATCGCGTCTTATGCTTTGTTGACTTTAATGATGGCTCAGCAAGCTGGTTTAGAGCCAGGTGAATTTGTGTGGACGGGCGGCGATTGCCATATTTATGACAATCATATGGAACAAGTTCTCGAACAGCTTTCACGCGAACCATATCCATATCCGCAGCTCAGTTTGAAGAAGGCTGATAGTTTAGAAGATTACGATTACACTGATTTTGTTATCGAAAACTATCAGTATCATCCAACGATTAAAGCACCAGTAGCCGTATAG
- a CDS encoding OsmC family peroxiredoxin: MMARLWVERNKDGSWDAFSDDGAHIKFGRGSDKGLFSPGDLTKIALAGCAALSSQFAVESVLGEGKGARIVVDGTYDSDGDRYLNFNEQLVVDAMDAGLDQEAAEKLAERIRRHVDKGCTVKHTYEIETPVRMDVDIRH, translated from the coding sequence ATTATGGCACGCTTATGGGTTGAACGCAATAAGGATGGTTCATGGGATGCTTTCAGTGATGACGGCGCTCATATTAAGTTTGGACGCGGTAGCGATAAAGGCCTCTTCTCCCCTGGCGATCTGACGAAGATTGCCTTGGCAGGATGTGCTGCACTGTCCAGCCAGTTTGCTGTGGAATCTGTGTTAGGCGAAGGTAAAGGTGCTCGTATTGTAGTAGATGGCACCTATGATTCCGACGGAGATCGTTACTTAAACTTTAATGAGCAGCTCGTGGTTGATGCTATGGATGCTGGTTTGGATCAGGAAGCTGCTGAAAAGTTGGCTGAGCGTATTCGCCGCCACGTGGATAAAGGCTGCACTGTTAAGCACACTTATGAGATTGAAACTCCTGTACGCATGGATGTGGATATTCGCCACTAA
- a CDS encoding CHAP domain-containing protein, whose amino-acid sequence MKHAGHKATTSHKRTAKHASVQASSVSSVSLEEAVIREVNAMPRTRRERREYERSRTRKTRFTTSSAVTLLLGTVGTAVASSVFATNSSLFDRTIAVAAEAEPTTGTSPLNVATTTVSRSEERTAKSDTPLSETASVTTSDLTPWNVEDGATSIDVQNLTSAPQHPTGDTGNAYPFSQCTWWAYIRRHQLGLPVGSYFGNGGQWANSARALGYSVDNVPQVGDIMVFQPGQEGSDSFYGHVAIVEKVNPDGSVVTSESGAVMNGRTYTRTISNTSRFQFIHE is encoded by the coding sequence ATGAAGCATGCAGGGCACAAGGCGACTACAAGTCACAAGCGCACTGCAAAACACGCAAGTGTTCAAGCATCTTCAGTATCTTCTGTATCTCTTGAAGAAGCGGTTATACGTGAAGTTAATGCTATGCCACGTACACGCCGCGAACGTCGTGAATATGAGCGTTCTCGCACTCGCAAAACTCGCTTCACTACTTCCAGTGCAGTCACTCTTTTACTGGGAACAGTTGGAACTGCTGTAGCATCTAGTGTTTTTGCTACAAACTCGAGTCTTTTCGACCGCACTATTGCTGTAGCGGCAGAAGCGGAACCAACAACTGGCACATCTCCTCTTAACGTAGCAACCACAACCGTATCGCGTTCTGAAGAACGTACTGCTAAAAGTGATACTCCTCTTTCAGAAACCGCATCTGTGACCACATCTGATCTCACTCCTTGGAATGTGGAAGATGGTGCAACCAGCATTGATGTCCAGAATTTAACGTCAGCTCCTCAGCATCCAACAGGCGATACAGGTAATGCTTACCCATTCTCGCAGTGCACATGGTGGGCATATATTCGCCGTCATCAGCTTGGCTTACCAGTTGGTTCTTACTTTGGAAATGGTGGTCAGTGGGCTAATTCTGCTCGTGCCTTAGGTTATTCTGTAGATAACGTTCCACAAGTTGGAGATATTATGGTCTTCCAGCCAGGCCAAGAAGGTTCTGATTCATTTTATGGTCACGTAGCCATTGTGGAAAAAGTTAATCCTGATGGTTCTGTGGTCACTTCTGAAAGTGGTGCAGTGATGAACGGACGAACCTACACACGCACTATTTCTAATACTTCACGCTTCCAGTTTATTCACGAATAA
- a CDS encoding dihydrofolate reductase yields MEHDSSRSGYHQPQPASAGHNFHRLREEADEWDNENADDSMDSTRPHIKLIWAQAYDSHGKPGALGANGTMAWHLREDMKYFKDRTILHPVIMGRKTWESLPESFRPLSNRDNYVVSSNPDFVAPGATVVQSLEAAVDLAQQPAIPDDGVRRDELWIIGGARMYEQAVHMADEVYITDVDVTVEADVFAPDMEAGWNHGLWTEEIIQDWTAPADTSNPIKSYRFRVLKRA; encoded by the coding sequence ATGGAGCACGATAGTAGTCGCAGTGGCTACCACCAACCTCAGCCCGCGTCGGCCGGGCATAACTTCCACAGATTACGAGAAGAAGCCGATGAGTGGGACAATGAAAACGCTGATGATTCCATGGATTCCACTCGACCTCATATTAAACTCATTTGGGCGCAAGCATACGATAGCCACGGAAAACCAGGAGCTTTAGGCGCCAACGGCACCATGGCATGGCATTTGCGCGAGGATATGAAGTATTTTAAGGATCGCACCATTTTGCATCCGGTTATTATGGGACGTAAAACATGGGAATCTTTACCTGAATCTTTCCGTCCTCTATCTAACCGTGATAATTACGTGGTGTCTAGCAATCCTGATTTTGTAGCACCAGGAGCTACTGTCGTCCAATCGTTAGAAGCTGCTGTGGATCTTGCTCAGCAGCCAGCTATTCCTGACGATGGTGTGCGCCGCGACGAATTATGGATTATTGGTGGGGCGCGTATGTACGAACAAGCAGTACATATGGCTGACGAAGTGTACATTACCGATGTTGATGTGACTGTAGAAGCCGATGTTTTCGCTCCAGACATGGAAGCAGGCTGGAATCACGGTTTGTGGACTGAAGAGATCATTCAAGACTGGACTGCACCAGCAGATACCTCAAACCCGATTAAAAGCTATCGTTTCCGTGTGCTTAAGCGCGCATAA
- a CDS encoding DUF2530 domain-containing protein: MKITPIFDPEHRRETPQAEQVDLHIIFMVGTVLWLCAALVCGILFLWKGLLHYEFIISIWGLSIGILALIWETYNRHIYRLVALMQQ; encoded by the coding sequence ATGAAAATTACCCCAATTTTCGATCCTGAACACCGTAGAGAAACCCCTCAGGCAGAGCAAGTAGATTTGCACATCATTTTTATGGTGGGCACTGTTCTGTGGCTGTGCGCCGCTTTGGTGTGTGGAATATTGTTCTTATGGAAAGGACTGTTACACTACGAGTTCATTATTAGCATTTGGGGATTGAGCATCGGTATTCTAGCGCTAATTTGGGAAACATATAATCGTCATATTTATCGTCTTGTAGCCTTGATGCAACAATAA
- a CDS encoding universal stress protein produces MSRYEKAILVGVDGSDAAYKAVWWAANYAHHAGLTLHIVSAYTLPSYSSVSFDNTFTTPGDDTASRRDAQEILSRAKAIATKQGVEVTTLIVTGEPSAVFIELSRNYNLVVIGNRGKGGLAERLLGTTSSSLPAYAYCPIVVVPYTDDDGNKVHLNNKINHVVVNSDESKWGIKALEIAAEFAHLWQAKLQVISAVPMLGSLSDADMNSVMESYAEDLHARLTPLRSRYPQLEIEEQVAVGASVDALEAALPDNDIVVVGSRGRGGLTGLLFGSVSQALLQHSDKPVYVVPRRYVLAEENEMADDALIDVGGVESIQVEQAELSELKSLEETIDPSAS; encoded by the coding sequence ATGTCACGCTATGAAAAAGCTATTTTAGTGGGCGTTGATGGTTCAGATGCAGCGTATAAGGCAGTGTGGTGGGCTGCAAATTATGCGCATCACGCAGGATTAACCTTGCACATTGTATCTGCATACACGTTGCCAAGTTATTCTTCGGTTTCTTTTGATAATACTTTTACCACGCCGGGAGATGACACTGCTTCTCGACGCGATGCTCAAGAGATTTTGAGTCGTGCCAAGGCTATTGCAACGAAGCAGGGCGTTGAAGTAACAACTCTTATTGTTACGGGCGAACCTTCTGCAGTGTTCATTGAACTGTCTCGCAACTATAACCTCGTGGTCATTGGAAACCGTGGCAAGGGCGGACTGGCTGAACGCTTGCTGGGCACAACATCGTCAAGCCTTCCAGCGTATGCATATTGCCCAATTGTGGTGGTTCCATATACTGATGATGATGGCAATAAAGTCCACTTGAATAACAAGATTAATCATGTTGTGGTTAATTCTGATGAGTCTAAGTGGGGTATTAAAGCTCTTGAAATTGCTGCCGAATTTGCTCACTTGTGGCAGGCTAAATTACAGGTGATTAGCGCTGTTCCTATGTTGGGAAGTCTCAGTGATGCAGATATGAACAGTGTGATGGAATCATACGCTGAAGATTTGCACGCTCGCTTAACTCCATTGCGTTCACGCTACCCACAGCTAGAGATTGAAGAACAGGTAGCTGTTGGAGCTTCTGTAGATGCTTTGGAAGCTGCTTTACCAGATAACGACATTGTGGTAGTTGGTTCACGTGGTCGTGGCGGTTTAACAGGCTTACTCTTTGGCTCAGTGAGCCAAGCACTGTTACAACATTCTGACAAGCCAGTCTATGTTGTTCCTCGCCGTTATGTTCTGGCTGAAGAAAACGAGATGGCTGATGACGCACTGATTGATGTGGGTGGTGTTGAGTCTATTCAGGTGGAGCAAGCTGAGCTCAGCGAACTCAAGAGCCTGGAAGAAACGATTGATCCGAGCGCGTCTTAA
- a CDS encoding sugar-binding protein, which translates to MNIKKKIMAVVAASAMVLGMGACSSSRGAGGSGESGALDKGATVGISMPTKSMERWNKDGRNLKNKLEKAGYKVILSYADDKPAQQNADIENMVNNNAKIIVVAAKDGTSVGPAVEKAHEAGAKVIAYDRLIMNTEAVDYYATFQLEKVGELQAKYIIDKLGLDKGATGPFNTEVFTGSPDDNNAKYFFKGAWDLLQPYFKSGVLRSLSKHGGGVTGDFTVDQWQAISVMSWKTEQTQKDMESILDSSYSHGEKLDAVLTPNDDLAQGVINAIETKRPDMKPGSDSWPVITGQDANEIAVSNIAKDLQSMTVFKDVAKLADAVYEMIVQIAEGKKVTTNGTMNNGVRDVESDLLDPVVLTKDNLDEVVKAGFIAQQRFDELTKE; encoded by the coding sequence ATGAATATTAAGAAAAAGATTATGGCGGTAGTGGCTGCATCTGCCATGGTTTTGGGCATGGGTGCTTGCTCCTCATCACGCGGTGCAGGTGGATCAGGCGAATCTGGCGCTCTAGACAAGGGGGCAACCGTCGGTATCTCCATGCCAACAAAGTCCATGGAACGCTGGAATAAGGATGGCCGAAACCTCAAGAACAAGCTGGAAAAGGCCGGTTACAAGGTTATCCTCTCGTATGCAGATGATAAGCCAGCTCAGCAAAATGCTGATATTGAAAACATGGTCAATAATAATGCAAAAATTATTGTGGTTGCCGCAAAAGACGGCACATCAGTAGGTCCAGCAGTAGAAAAGGCACATGAAGCTGGAGCAAAGGTTATTGCATATGACCGTCTGATTATGAATACTGAAGCAGTTGATTATTATGCAACGTTCCAGCTTGAAAAGGTTGGTGAACTGCAGGCTAAATATATTATCGACAAGCTCGGCTTAGACAAGGGCGCAACTGGCCCATTCAACACTGAAGTCTTTACCGGTTCCCCTGATGACAACAACGCAAAGTACTTCTTCAAAGGCGCTTGGGATTTGTTACAGCCTTACTTTAAGAGCGGCGTTTTGCGCAGTCTCTCTAAGCACGGCGGCGGCGTAACCGGTGATTTCACTGTTGATCAGTGGCAGGCTATTTCTGTTATGTCTTGGAAGACTGAGCAGACTCAAAAGGACATGGAATCTATTTTGGATTCTAGCTACTCTCACGGTGAGAAACTGGACGCTGTGCTCACTCCAAATGATGATTTAGCACAGGGTGTTATTAATGCAATTGAAACGAAGCGCCCAGATATGAAGCCAGGAAGTGATTCATGGCCAGTCATTACCGGTCAGGATGCTAACGAAATTGCTGTATCTAATATCGCTAAAGATTTGCAGAGCATGACCGTGTTCAAGGATGTGGCTAAGCTCGCAGATGCTGTATATGAGATGATTGTTCAGATTGCAGAAGGTAAGAAAGTAACAACCAATGGCACGATGAACAATGGCGTGCGCGATGTTGAATCTGACTTGCTTGATCCAGTTGTATTAACTAAAGATAATCTGGATGAAGTAGTAAAAGCCGGATTTATTGCGCAGCAGCGCTTCGATGAGCTAACTAAAGAATAA
- the serC gene encoding phosphoserine transaminase has product MTVTTHLLDIDMLPTDGRFGSGPSKIREEQLHFLTEAGSQLMGTSHRQQPVKDVVASIQDGIRALYGLPDDYEVVLGNGGATAFWDMACACFIEKKAAFGSFGSFSAKFAQSAKLAPFLDEPVVYEGEYGTYALPEPHADVDVYAWAHNETSTGVLAPVERIEGARTDALMIVDGTSAAAGTVINPREIDVYYFSPQKCFGSDGGLWVAIASPAAIERAERIESHAAQHPEEGRWVPPFLSFSKAVANSRKHQTLNTPALATLLLMNNQIQWLLKQGGLEWAQNHCAQSAQVLYDWAEASNYAQPFVHDVHARSTVVVTIDIDENIPASDILAALRANGIVDVSGYRGLGRNQLRVGVFPSVDTDDVVALTHCIDAVVEQLRA; this is encoded by the coding sequence ATGACTGTTACAACGCATCTTCTGGATATTGACATGCTCCCTACTGACGGACGTTTTGGTTCTGGGCCGAGCAAAATTCGTGAGGAGCAGCTGCACTTTTTAACTGAAGCTGGCTCGCAGCTCATGGGAACGTCACACCGTCAGCAACCCGTTAAAGATGTTGTTGCTTCTATTCAAGATGGAATTCGTGCACTCTATGGTCTACCTGATGATTATGAAGTTGTGTTAGGCAACGGCGGCGCAACGGCTTTCTGGGATATGGCATGTGCCTGTTTCATTGAGAAGAAAGCTGCTTTTGGTTCTTTCGGATCTTTCAGCGCAAAATTTGCACAAAGCGCAAAACTTGCACCGTTCTTAGATGAGCCTGTTGTATATGAAGGCGAGTACGGAACCTATGCTCTACCAGAACCTCATGCAGATGTTGATGTGTATGCATGGGCTCATAATGAGACCTCTACTGGCGTTCTCGCCCCAGTAGAGCGTATTGAAGGTGCTCGCACTGATGCATTAATGATTGTAGATGGAACCTCAGCTGCAGCAGGAACGGTTATTAACCCGCGTGAAATTGATGTGTATTATTTCTCTCCTCAAAAATGTTTCGGTTCGGACGGCGGACTATGGGTGGCTATTGCATCTCCAGCTGCTATTGAACGTGCTGAACGAATTGAGTCTCATGCTGCTCAGCATCCTGAAGAGGGACGTTGGGTGCCGCCATTTTTGTCGTTTAGCAAGGCTGTAGCTAACTCACGTAAGCATCAAACATTAAACACTCCAGCCTTAGCTACTTTGTTGCTTATGAACAATCAGATTCAATGGCTGCTCAAGCAGGGTGGCTTAGAGTGGGCGCAGAACCATTGCGCTCAGTCAGCTCAGGTATTGTATGACTGGGCTGAGGCTAGTAATTATGCTCAGCCTTTCGTGCACGATGTTCATGCTCGCTCAACAGTGGTCGTAACGATTGATATTGATGAAAACATACCAGCTTCGGATATTCTCGCAGCTTTGCGCGCTAACGGCATTGTGGATGTTTCTGGATACCGAGGTTTGGGACGCAATCAGTTACGCGTAGGCGTTTTCCCTTCCGTAGATACTGATGACGTAGTAGCTCTGACGCATTGTATTGATGCCGTTGTCGAACAGTTGCGTGCTTAA